In one window of Microplitis demolitor isolate Queensland-Clemson2020A chromosome 4, iyMicDemo2.1a, whole genome shotgun sequence DNA:
- the LOC103568307 gene encoding RNA 5'-monophosphate methyltransferase, with protein sequence MKGNNEAGGDGDPGASRHGNFINYYKFHPANERICQLPQGVWFSQHPDRKYIALDVGCNAGELTIELRKFLQDNLTVNTDINLLGIDLDPILIQRARENNFNQSITFECLDFVLSQNRNDIIKNYLTKFDRNKFDVIFCFSITMWIHLNHGDEGLVKFLEDICSYTQMLVIEPQPWKCYRNASRRLRRSGEQDFTLINFLKFNGDMEKHIIDICTKKCGFQKVSTSENNSWGRKLLIFNKN encoded by the exons ATGAAAGGAAATAATGAAGCTGGTGGTGATGGAGATCCGGGTGCTAGTCGGCAcggaaattttatcaattattacaaatttcaCCCGGCAAACGAACGTATCTGTCAACTTCCGCAAGGCGTGTGGTTCTCTCAACATCCGGACCGGAAATATATCGCGCTGGATGTCGGCTGCAACGCCGGG GAACTCACTATCGAACTGCGTAAATTTCTTCAAGATAATCTGACAGTAAACACAGATATAAATTTACTGGGTATTGACCTCGATCCCATTTTAATACAGCGGGCacgtgaaaataattttaatcaatcgATTACTTTTGAATGCCTAGATTTTGTGTTATCTCAAAATAGaaatgatattattaaaaattatttgacaaaatttgatagaaataaatttgatgttatattttgtttttctatcACAATGTGGATTCATTTAAATCACGGCGACGAGGGTCTTGTTAAATTCTTGGAAGACATTTGCTCGTATACCCAAATGCTTGTTATTGAACCGCAGCCATGGAAGTGTTACAGAAATGCCTCAAGAAGACTGAGACGTTCTGGTGAACAAGATTTcacgttaattaattttttaaaatttaacggTGATATGGAGAAACACATTATTGATATTTGTACTAAAAAATGTGGATTTCAAAAAGTTTCTACGAGCGAAAACAATAGCTGGGGTAGAaaacttttgatttttaataaaaattaa